The genome window GAAGGTGATGGCGGCCTTCCTCGCCGCAGCGCTCATCGGCGCGCTGCTCCTGGAAACGGTGAACTACATCGAGCACTACGGCTTGCGCCGCACGCGCGATGCGCACGGGCATTACCGCCGCGTGGAGCATGTGCACTCGTGGAACAGCGACCACCTGCTGGGCCGCCTCACCCTCTTCGAGCTCACGCGCCATAGCGATCACCATTGGAAGGCGAGCAAGAAGTACCAGACCCTGCACAGCATCGACGCTGCGCCCCAGTTGCCCACGGGCTATCCGGGCACCATGATGCTGAGCCTGCTGCCGCCGCTCTTCTTCGCGGTGATGCACCCGCGCCTGCGCGCTTTGGCCGAAACGGAACGCGACCTGGAGCTGGCTCGATAGCCTCCGCATCGCGCCACACAACCCATCACGCGGCACCTGCGTAGAAGTCCGCGCTCACATTTGAAGATGGAGGCCGCTACCGTTGACCGAGCGCTTGGACCGCGCGTGCAGGAGTTGCTGGAGAACCTGCTCGACCGCTATGAGATGCGGCGCACGGCCCTGTTGCCGTTGCGCGAGAAGCGGCGCGCCGCGCTGTCCTCGGGCGATGTGGCCCACCTGCCCGATACCGCGCACGTGCGCAGCACCGAATGGCGCATCGACCCCGTGCCTGAGCAATTGCTCGAGCGTCGCGTGGAGCTCATCGGTGGCTGCACGCGCAGCGAGCTCATCAACGGCCTCAATGCCGGCGCCAAGAGCTACGTGGCCGACCTGTGGAACTTCACCTGCGGCGATGCCTGGAGCGTGATGCGCGCCCACCGCGTGCTGGAGCGCGCCACCCGCTCCGACATCGCCTACCTCGACCCCTACGAGGGCCGCGTGCGCGCCAACCCGCGCAGCACCACGCGCCTGCTCATCGGTCCGCGCCCCTTGCATGTGCTGGAGCCCAGCGTGCTGGTGCGCGGCGAGCCATCGCCCGCCGCCTTCCTCGACCTGGCCCTGCTGGGCACCCATGCGCTGCAGCTGCTCACCGAGCGTCAGGGCGGCCTCTACCTGCTGCTCCGCGATGTGCAAGGGCACATGGAAGCGCGCCTCTGGACGCAGCTGCTCGATGAGGTGGAGCAGTGCGCCGACCTGCCGCGCGGCAGCATCCGCGCCACGGTGATGATCGACTCGCTCGCCGGCGCCCTCGAGGCCGACGAGATCCTCTTCGAGCTGATGCACCATGCCGCCGGCCTCAGCATCGACCCGCAGGGCTACGCCGCCGATCACATCGCCATCTTCCACGGTCCCGATTCGCCGGTCTTCCCCGACCGTGAGTCGGTGGGCCTCAATGCGCCGTTCCTGCGCGCGCTGTCGCTGCACCTCATCGCCGTTTGCCACCGGCGCGGCGCGCATGCCATCGGCGCGCCCAGCTTCGTGCTGCCTCCGCTCGATCCCGCGCGCGTGAAGGCCGATTACCAGGAGATGCTCAACGACAAGGAGCGCGAGGCCGCCGACGGCTTCGATGGCACCATGGTCGTTCATGCCGATACCGTGAACGCCGCGATGGCGCAGTTCAACAAGATGATGCCGCTGGCGCACCAGCTCGGCTACCAGCGCGATACCGCCATAGCCCCTGCCGACCTGATCCGGAGGCCCGAAGGCGCCATCACCGTGGACAGCCTGGTGACCGCCATCCGCACGACCCTGCGCTGCCTGGTGTTCCGCTGGCAGGGCAAGGCCTGGGTGGTGCAGGGCAGCCGTCTGCACGACCGTTCCTCCTTGCGCCTCGCCCTGCGCCTGCTCTGGCATTGGTGCCACTCGCGCAACGGGGTGGTCACCGCCACGGGCCTCGAGATCCACGGCGAATTGATCGGCTACCTGCTGCGCAAGGAGAGCGATAAGCTCTTCGCCGAGGGCGATGATCGCACCAAGGCCCTGGCCAAGCAAGCCGTTCAGCTCGCGCTCGATCTGGTGCTGGGCGATGCCGTGCCGCTGGAGCCGCAGGCATGAGCGCCTGCTGAATCGGTTGGGCGATTTCAGTTTTGGTCCCTACGGAAGAATGCGCTGATCCGATTTCCTATTTCTATGACATGTGCAAGTAGCGTGAGTACGGATTCCCGGAGGCGAGCACTGCCCAGAGGTGGTGGATGATCTTGCCGGCGACGTTGTTGAGGGCGACGATGGGGCGTTTGCCTTGCTCAAGCTTGCGCAGGTAGTAGTCGCGCAGGTCTCCGGGGCTGCGAGCCGCTGCGAGCGAGGCTAGGCGCAACAGGCTCTTTAGGCGCTTATTGGCACATGCAGAAGTGGCAGTGCGTCCGCGCACGCTGCTGCCGGATGATCGCTCGAAGGGAGCGCAGCCCACGTAGCACACCAGCTGCCGTGGGTTCTCGAAGCGCGTGAAGCCCTCGGTGTGGGCGATGAGTTCACTGGCCAGTACGGGGCCGATGCCCGTTACGGTTTGGGCCAACGCCTTCTTGCGCTGCACCTCTTCGTTGGCGGCGATCACGGCTGCGATGGTCTTCTCCAGCTTCTGGAGCGATTTCTCCAAGGCCTTGAGCTGCCGTTCGAGCTCGCTCCTCACCAAGGCCCGTATCGACTTGCCCAGGTAGAGCACATTGTCCTTCATCTGGGCGCGATGACCTGCGCGCTGCTTGATGAGGCGCTCACGCAGGGCCAAGAGGCTCCTCAACTCGGCAAAGCCCATGAACGCAGGCGTGATCAGGCGCGCCTTGTCCGCGTAGCGAGAGGCGTACTCGGCGATGCGCCGCGCATCCACCTTGTCGCTCTTGCCCCGTTGCATCCCGATGCTCAGGCGGATATCGTTGGGGTGCGCCATCCAAGTGGGCTGGCCCATGTCCAGCAAGGTCTTGATCACACCAAGGCTGTAATGGCCCGTAGGCTCTAGGCATACCAAGGTGCTCTTCTCGCACAGCCCGCGCCTGGCCCATGCTCGCAGCAGGCCGCGCAGTGCTGCGGGGGAGTTCTTCACCTGCTTCTCTAAAGCGATGCCCCGCTCATCGCGCAGGGCCACATCCAGGGTGGCTTTGCTCACATCTATCCCGATTGTTCTCATGGTGGGTTTAGGTTTGTTGTCCACTGAAGGGGCTGAGCAGGTGTCCTTCGCTTCAGAACTCTAACAGGCCGCGAGCCTCAATTTCTATTCGAGCCTTGGACACCGAGGAGCGTGAGGTCCCAATAGGAAAGCAGGACCTCATCCTGACCTTTTGCCCGGTTCACCTCACGCTCTGCTCGGCTTCCTCCAGTTGGTTGCGATTTACCAGCGCAAGCCTAGAGACCTTTTGCTCCGCCAAAAGGTGGAGCCAAAAGGCGACCACGATCCAAGTCCAGGCGGCTCAGCTACCACACCGGCTCTACGCACGGGCACGCCGACCGCCTGTCCCGCGCGGATCGTGGACGCCCACGCACTCACTTCCTGCCAATCAAGCGCCTTGGCGATACACGAAATGCGAGTCGAATCGAGCACTCCGCATGCGTAGGATGACTTCGCTTTGACCTGAGCACTACCCATGAGCACGCCGCTTCTACCTTGGCCGCGTGAGCCGCTGGGTGCCCGTTTCAGAACGCCTTCCCGATGATGGCCAGCGCGTGCTCTGCTATCTCCCGAAGAACACGGTGTTCCTTCCGGGCAAGACCGGCGCAACCGAAGAGCGGCTCGTGGTGGTGATGCGCTTCGCGCACGACTTCTTCGCGAAGAACCCGAGCAAGACGGGTTATGCCGGGCCGCCGCATTTCTGGCTGGGCGAAGGCACCAGCAACCGGTTCTTCCAAGAGGTGAGCCACTGGATGCCGCTGCCGGAGCGGCCTGAGCGGAGTTAGGCTCGACCGGCAGAAAACGAAAAGGTGCGAAGACCTGAGGCCTCGCACCTTTCCGGAATTTCTGTTGCGCCTACTGCTTCACCACGTCGAGCAGCTCGAGATCGAAGATCAGCGTGCTGTTCGCAGGGATCTTGCCGCCGGGTGCGCTTTGTGCGCCGTAGCCGAGATCGCTGGGGATGTAGACCTTCCACTTGCTGCCGATGGGCAT of Flavobacteriales bacterium contains these proteins:
- a CDS encoding IS110 family transposase, whose protein sequence is MRTIGIDVSKATLDVALRDERGIALEKQVKNSPAALRGLLRAWARRGLCEKSTLVCLEPTGHYSLGVIKTLLDMGQPTWMAHPNDIRLSIGMQRGKSDKVDARRIAEYASRYADKARLITPAFMGFAELRSLLALRERLIKQRAGHRAQMKDNVLYLGKSIRALVRSELERQLKALEKSLQKLEKTIAAVIAANEEVQRKKALAQTVTGIGPVLASELIAHTEGFTRFENPRQLVCYVGCAPFERSSGSSVRGRTATSACANKRLKSLLRLASLAAARSPGDLRDYYLRKLEQGKRPIVALNNVAGKIIHHLWAVLASGNPYSRYLHMS
- a CDS encoding DUF551 domain-containing protein, which gives rise to MSRWVPVSERLPDDGQRVLCYLPKNTVFLPGKTGATEERLVVVMRFAHDFFAKNPSKTGYAGPPHFWLGEGTSNRFFQEVSHWMPLPERPERS